In Glycine soja cultivar W05 chromosome 10, ASM419377v2, whole genome shotgun sequence, the genomic stretch ATCCTTTCATTATGGCAGAACAAGcgaaacaagtattttatgtcGAAGACCCTTGTGATCAAAGGTGGTCAGTGGTTTTACATGGAAAAACAATAGGTGtcaatgttgaagatgattattcatacattgatacttatgttagtcctttgtccacacaattGTCACCTAATGTCATCGGAGAAGAAACTGACgatgttcatgctaatcgtaatgatcacgatgaaggagaattaattaacatcgtctaatgtaatttttttttattttgtacttaatttcaattcatttaattacattcatacgcatttattttttataacatattgaattaatgttttttttttcacagccAAATGGCTACACAGTCAAACTCTCCtccgcctcctcctccttctactGGTGTAACATCGCATTCGTCGTCACCACCATTGAAGCGGACTAGAAAGGCCTCACGCCTAAGATTATTGGCGACTAGACCAGTTGGGGCAGAGAGACCCCTTGTCCATGTGGATCCTGTTACTGGCAAAGCAGACGGTCCCCACAGCAAGAAATTTAGAACATATTTAGGGATCGTtgctcgtgataaggtggatgtcACATACGAAAATTGGAAGCATGTCCCTATtactcagaaggatttgatatgggaggatattcaggtatcatgtattatttcatgttccatattgtttgttagccaaatatttgaatttagtattaataaaacctaatttactCTTTGTtaggctgaatttgatatccctgaagcatctgatttaaggacaaaaaagaaaatacttcagactgtgggggagcggtggagacagtttaagtctgatttgacgtcgaaatgggcacttgcagctGACAAGGATAGTGTTGATGACACTGTATGCAAAATGTAcggcattagcaaggagaaatggacCCAATTTTGCCAGAGCCGTAGAGACCCTTCATGGGAGGTAACTAATTtgggattttcatttttttaactttaaatgaacttattataatacattgtaatcatgagtttcattaatgtttcatttttacAGAATGTTCGAAAAAAAGCACAAGCTGTCCAAAAACAAAACACTGCCCCTCACGTgatgtctcgtgggggttatgaatatttagaaaaaaagttgatggatgagaagagaaagaaaaaactagagGAAGCAACTCAATCCGGAAGCACTGACACCGtcattgatcctccatctcccatcaaacgacacgtgaagtggaagctagcccgcaccaagaaaactggtGACATGACATCTGAagcagcaaaggaaattgctgacaagattgtaagtcactttcaattcataattgtaattattttttttattgtgtgattAAGTATAGAATAAATGTGTTCTTCACAGGATGCGCTTGAGGAGCAGGCCTCACAGGTTTCTTTGTTACCCATGGACGTTATGATATactgactgctgccattgggcgaccagaacaccctggtcGTGTGCGTGCTGTAGGAGCCGGTATAACcatcaaacaatactttggatcagCTTCAAGGACCTCCTCCATTGCTCCCGAATACCTGCAACAGTTGACGCAACAAATCAAGGACCAACTAGAGGATTCAATCACAGAAAAAGTCACTCGACGGCTAATGTTATCCCTCAGCCaaatgcaatcacagggactcgCACTGCCTCCTGAACCTGATGTTGGTCCTTCAGctgctcgtgtcagcacaaaggagagttgtgttgatccctcagggaacgaTCTAGACACCGGTGACTCATACAAATGTGGGTTGTATATTGAAGAATATCTTTCTCGCCTGGTTGCCCtgggaagagtttatgagggatctacAACAATTCACAACATTCCTTTGCTGCATGATCAAgttaaggttggtgttgaggagatTAGAGATGTAGATGCTcccattcctgtacccactaaAGAGGTTAAGGTCGTGGGACAGGCTCTTAACacattccttgcttggccgacacatctagtcaagcgtttatcagaacaggtattttagtgtcattaaatgcttatttttccaattaaaatgtttactgtgattaaattatgtcaattaattatgttggataaacagggagCTGTGAGACCCGCGAAACCTGCAGATAGGCCGGATgatgaggtcgatgatccgctatatctaatgacattgaccattCCACAACTTTTTCTGAAGCcattgcaggttatgtgggatgctaccttgTTTGGCCTATTTAATGAAAACtttcccttgtacataaagcatgaagatctgtctgaaattgcacatggtggtcaatgtctcagcatatctattatacagttgtggattctgtaagtcaatttagattattgttagttacctaatttattgttttaccttcatgcataatttactttgtgttaacaataataggcatatgactgagacaagtatgcgagctgGGAATatcgatgtgtatggattcctcgagccacagtctatCCAGAGATCTggccaatcacaatttgaatcagaaaattacattaagaactggatgcaaaattcaaaacgagatgtgtacctaggagcctacttgaatgggtaacttaaactcaacaaatgaatttaaataatgtataatagtataataacatatattggtctccactgcagtgcacattggcaaatggtcgtcattttgcctaaggaaaatgttgtcatttggttttgttcgttgcataataagccagacaactacctcaaaggcataattaataggtcagtgttgttttttaatatatttgcattagcattagtcaggtaaatcaaaattttaaatgtacaaTAAGAATCTATGTTTGTATTcaatagtgctttgaaaggacttgacgatactcaacaaagtaaatccaagactcctgctaggtggattgttgttaaagtaagttatttaaacaatatgttttcacttatattttagtattgtgtagactaatttgtactgAACGTtgcatatctaaatttcataatgtatttagtgtaatagacaaaaaggaagcactgagtgtgggtattacgtcatgcattggatgtcaactataatcttaggaaatttccagaataattgggaaatggtaatttttaattcaccaaatttcatattattatgattgctaatatattattaacttatgttttattatatcatgcagtatttcactgatcctagaccattggaaccagaaagattgaaggcgcttcgcaACCAGTGGGCAAAGTACTATTTGAAAGTGaaaaatgaaacttaggatGTTTAGACAATCTTGTAATTGTAGTTTATATTTACTTACTTAATTTACAATTCATGTCTcaacattaaatatgttttaaattcatagtaattagtaaatttcttattgaattttctggtaaaaactgtttcaaaacagaatgaaaattatatgttgtgtggtctgattttaaaatttgcaggttatttttgggatttattgaaaaaacagacatcatgttaaaaataaatttctaaaacaacatcggtctttaaaaaaactgatgtgaaatgttacttacaacatcagtttttttaaaaactgatgttaaatgtcacttacctcaacattttttaacatcggtttttaaaaaaactgatgttgtaagtaacatttcacatcagttttttaaaaaccgatgtgaaATGTCAcctacaacatcagttttttaaaaaccgatgtcaaatatcacatttaacatcggttattttaaaaaccgatgttacatgtcactaacaacatcagtttttttaaaaattgatgttgatttatagatttataacttttttttcttcataattcatatcatataacatcgcctatttaaataaccgatgttaaatatcacttacaacatcagatttttaaaaaactgatgtgaaatgttacttacaacatcagtttttaaaaaaccgatgtcacATGTCacatttaacattggttatttaaaaaaccgatgttaaatgtcacttacaacatcagttttttaaaaaaccgatgttgatttatagatttgtaattttttttccataattcgtatcatataacatcgcctatttaaaaaaccgatgttaaatgtcacttacaacatcagttttttaaaaaaccgatgttaatttatagatttataattttttttttaataattcgtatcatataacatcgcttatttaaataaccgatgttgtatttattagttaacatcggttttgaaaaaccgatgttaatgatacTACTTTCCacatcggtactttcaacatcaattaataaccgatgttgaaagtcttaaataaccgatgttaaaaccttattttctagtagtgacattataaaaattttaccTTCGAGGTTCTAGGTTTCTAACATGGAGGATGAAACATGCAAATATTTACtaatagattatatatatatatatatttatatgtgtgtgtgtgatattTTAACTAactatataatcattaaataatgtttaattttaactatttatatatGGCTATATGACTGATGTTTATAGTAGAgagtaaataaagaaaataacatcTAAATCACAAGATTAAACATGCAAACTAAAAGTCAAaattcataatcataataaatcATAAGTTCGTAACACAAtagactaataaataaaattaaaaaaaaattagaaaaattcagaaaataaaatattgattaaaaaattcaatagtGGAAGAAgtcaaagaataaaattaagagagagagagagagaatgtcgCTAAATTATAGCCAAGTGGAAGAAGCACGTGGTGACGCCAACACAATACACATTGTGTGCATCCATTTTATTCTCTCTTATTATAAAACCCGAAAACGGAACTACACAATGGACATGCCATGTTCTAAAATTCTGAAAATCCTAGTCCCTCATGATCCTTGTTTTCTTTGCACTGGTTTGCATCACCATGTCAGATTCACCCTAAACCCTTCAACTAACAAGCCACCTGTCGTTGGGCAATAGGCACAATCAGTGGTGTAATAACTGGCAATGACAACAATCTCAGATCGAATGTTGGGTACGTAATTTTGGTGCTCCAACCCTACAAAGGTGCAACTTGCCCAGGGATCCTTTCACATGTAAAGTCATGTGATCTTCCGAGACAAATtgcatttttaacaaaaatgattATCAGATActtaaaatgagattttttttacttgactCATGTGTGTGAGTGAAAGGATTTTTATTATGAGAAAGTGAGAAGAGTGAGTTATGCCCATTGGATCAAGTATTGAAATATTAGGACTAAAAGATAAAGTcatgtgacatttttttaaatcatgtgattattaaataattttgaatcttatccatttatttatgattgtatgctttaaatttattcttatCTTTTCATATAAACACACTTCTTTCACTTTATTTGTCACACACATACATGCAttgaaatatttgtttttaaatttgatatttagaaggaattctatatatatatatatatatatataataatgcaATGAACTTAATGTGtgtgttaatattattattgtattttatctTTACGCTTCATCATTTAAAGAATGATGAATCGGGGAGATCCAGTTAGCAAAACAAACAATGATGGAGAAGTcagcttgattttttttttttagaaaaaaaaatgttgcttagtaaatttttctttttttgattttatttaaagatgaacttaattaatcaattagtaGTAAAAATCTTCATTATTCATAGTATATAGAATTGTTATCTGTCAAATAATAATTCTTGTTTGAACCAAAGTAATTATTTGCAAAAGAATTAGAATGAGTAGGAGAATAATCAAGTTATTATAGTACCCAACCTCTTGGTTCACTCATGCAAAAGATAGTACGTGTTTGAACATACATTGTAAATGTGAATTTTCTCGTCTAAGTTGCTACAGCTTGTGCGTCATTTATGTTTGAACACTATTTATTGCTTCGGGAGCGGGTTTCCAAACACATTAatagtataattatataatcaaatatttatcatattttataattaatacttGACActttctgtaattttttttaaaatatttagcacttgtaaataataaaaaattatttaaatctgTTATTCTTTTctaactataattatttaaacatgttattttttttattaaggggCCGAGTTTCATTTCACTTGAAACAAAAACTGGttgttttaaatatgttatacaattatttttataataacgtAATTTATTAATTCGTAAGcccattttttatgaattttcttttgtttattaacaATACAACACACACAAAATTACACAATATATTGCATATTTGCATTTGCCTCGTTACATCCAAAGCAAAATGCAATGAATATAAACTTCCTATATATTTAATTGCGGagttttttaatccttttaaaattttccGTCGATTTATATCCAATATGTATAAACTTCCGGGCATATTTAGGCGAGGATAACATATATTTAATTgcgtataaaaaaattatataaggtCAAAAgactatacatatatatagaattccttctaaagagagagagaagtatttattattgttttgtggccaatttacattaaaaaataatctcgaAAGGTTAACTAGAACTGTATCccttaatgaataaataaatatgacaacaaaaaagtaaattacattttttgtcagctaaaagtattttaattaat encodes the following:
- the LOC114370719 gene encoding uncharacterized protein LOC114370719 isoform X1, whose translation is MMIDVGVHSVIYLILAFILDRAAHHHSQMATQSNSPPPPPPSTGVTSHSSSPPLKRTRKASRLRLLATRPVGAERPLVHVDPVTGKADGPHSKKFRTYLGIVARDKVDVTYENWKHVPITQKDLIWEDIQAEFDIPEASDLRTKKKILQTVGERWRQFKSDLTSKWALAADKDSVDDTVCKMYGISKEKWTQFCQSRRDPSWENVRKKAQAVQKQNTAPHVMSRGGYEYLEKKLMDEKRKKKLEEATQSGSTDTVIDPPSPIKRHVKWKLARTKKTGDMTSEAAKEIADKIVSHFQFIIVIIFFIV
- the LOC114370719 gene encoding uncharacterized protein LOC114370719 isoform X2 — translated: MATQSNSPPPPPPSTGVTSHSSSPPLKRTRKASRLRLLATRPVGAERPLVHVDPVTGKADGPHSKKFRTYLGIVARDKVDVTYENWKHVPITQKDLIWEDIQAEFDIPEASDLRTKKKILQTVGERWRQFKSDLTSKWALAADKDSVDDTVCKMYGISKEKWTQFCQSRRDPSWENVRKKAQAVQKQNTAPHVMSRGGYEYLEKKLMDEKRKKKLEEATQSGSTDTVIDPPSPIKRHVKWKLARTKKTGDMTSEAAKEIADKIVSHFQFIIVIIFFIV